In the genome of Gloeotrichia echinulata CP02, one region contains:
- a CDS encoding glycosyltransferase → MKNTVLIPTYRRPQDLLRCLLALQAQTQPVDQVIVVVRDTDAETWQFLAQFPPDNLPLQIVNVTLPGVVAALNAGLAAVAGDIVSITDDDAAPHPDWLEKITAHFMSDSRIGGVGGRDWIHQGNKIENDSRQIVGKLQWFGRIIGNHHLGVGQPREVDILKGVNMSFRQQAIAKLCFDQRMQGTGAQVHFEMAFTLALKRAGWKIIYDPQVAVDHYPAQRFDEDQRNNFNEIAFTNLVHNETLVLLDHLPPLRRAVFLFWAIFIGTRDSFGLIQWLRFLPSQGQLAGKKWLTSLRGRWLGWQTYLEGTGD, encoded by the coding sequence ATGAAGAACACCGTTCTCATTCCCACCTATCGCCGTCCTCAAGATCTGTTACGCTGCCTTTTGGCACTGCAAGCGCAAACTCAGCCAGTTGATCAAGTAATCGTGGTTGTCCGCGATACCGACGCAGAAACTTGGCAATTCCTCGCGCAATTTCCGCCCGACAACTTACCATTACAAATCGTCAATGTTACCCTTCCCGGTGTGGTAGCAGCACTCAACGCCGGACTAGCAGCGGTAGCAGGAGACATTGTTTCAATTACTGATGATGATGCTGCACCCCACCCTGATTGGTTAGAGAAAATCACCGCTCACTTTATGTCAGATAGTCGTATCGGTGGCGTTGGTGGGCGTGATTGGATACACCAAGGTAATAAAATCGAAAATGACTCCCGTCAGATAGTTGGTAAATTGCAATGGTTTGGGCGAATCATTGGTAATCATCACCTAGGAGTAGGACAACCCCGCGAAGTTGATATTCTCAAAGGAGTCAACATGAGTTTTCGCCAACAGGCGATCGCCAAATTGTGTTTTGATCAGCGGATGCAAGGTACAGGAGCGCAAGTACATTTTGAAATGGCTTTTACCCTAGCTTTAAAGCGAGCTGGCTGGAAGATAATTTACGATCCTCAAGTTGCAGTAGATCACTATCCCGCACAACGTTTTGATGAAGATCAACGCAACAATTTTAACGAAATTGCCTTTACTAATTTAGTTCATAATGAAACTCTAGTTTTACTAGATCATCTACCGCCGCTACGCCGTGCGGTGTTTTTATTTTGGGCAATATTCATTGGTACACGAGATAGTTTTGGCTTAATACAATGGCTACGATTTTTGCCCAGTCAAGGCCAGCTAGCAGGTAAAAAATGGCTCACATCTTTACGTGGACGTTGGCTAGGATGGCAGACATATCTCGAAGGGACTGGTGACTAG
- a CDS encoding glycosyltransferase family 4 protein has protein sequence MKLCIVTHKIKKGDGQGRVNYEVVKEAIRCGHHLTLLASEIAPELQDHKLVNWISIPVQKFPTELMRNFIFAIKSAAWVKKYRSEIDLVKVNGAITMTSADVNAVHFVHSSWLRSPVHISRTRRDIYGLYQWLYTALNAYWEKQAFQTAKVIVAVSEKVAQELVNIGVPRSRIQVIFNGVDLQEFAPGVANRQKLGLPPDVNLALFAGDIRTSRKNLDTVLSALVKVPDLHLAVVGDTEGSPFPHLAASLGLNQRVHFLGYRRDIADIMRAVDLFVFPSRYEACTLVLLEALASGLPVITATATGGAELVTPECGVVLPNSDDINALATALLSLVSDRTLMQQMGQAARSVAEQHSWKIMAQTYVQLFEELSNNEEHRSHSHLSPSSRSVTLPFGTASANSAS, from the coding sequence GCGGTCATCATCTGACATTATTGGCTAGTGAAATAGCACCAGAACTACAAGACCATAAACTAGTTAACTGGATTTCGATTCCAGTGCAAAAATTCCCCACTGAATTGATGCGGAATTTTATCTTTGCTATTAAAAGTGCAGCTTGGGTAAAAAAATATCGCTCGGAAATTGATTTAGTCAAGGTAAATGGAGCGATTACCATGACATCAGCAGATGTGAATGCTGTACATTTTGTACACAGTTCTTGGCTGCGATCGCCTGTCCATATTTCCCGCACCCGCCGCGATATTTATGGTCTGTACCAGTGGCTTTATACTGCGTTGAATGCTTATTGGGAAAAACAGGCATTCCAAACAGCAAAAGTTATCGTAGCCGTCTCTGAAAAAGTAGCCCAAGAATTAGTAAATATCGGCGTTCCCCGTTCTCGGATTCAGGTAATTTTCAATGGCGTAGACTTGCAAGAATTTGCTCCTGGTGTGGCTAATCGTCAAAAATTAGGTCTACCGCCAGACGTAAATTTAGCACTTTTCGCCGGAGATATCCGCACATCCAGGAAGAACTTAGATACTGTGCTGTCGGCTTTGGTGAAGGTTCCCGATTTACATTTAGCAGTTGTCGGTGATACCGAGGGTAGCCCCTTTCCCCACCTAGCAGCATCCCTAGGGTTAAATCAACGAGTGCATTTTCTGGGATATCGCCGGGATATCGCCGATATCATGCGGGCGGTGGATTTATTTGTCTTTCCTTCCCGTTATGAAGCTTGCACCCTGGTATTATTAGAAGCCCTCGCTTCGGGACTACCAGTGATTACCGCCACCGCTACTGGAGGTGCAGAATTGGTGACGCCAGAATGTGGCGTAGTTTTGCCCAATTCTGATGATATTAATGCCTTAGCGACGGCGTTGTTGTCTTTAGTGAGCGATCGCACTTTGATGCAACAAATGGGTCAAGCAGCTCGTTCTGTTGCTGAACAACATAGTTGGAAAATTATGGCACAAACTTATGTGCAGTTATTCGAGGAGTTAAGCAACAATGAAGAACACCGTTCTCATTCCCACCTATCGCCGTCCTCAAGATCTGTTACGCTGCCTTTTGGCACTGCAAGCGCAAACTCAGCCAGTTGA
- a CDS encoding O-antigen ligase domain-containing protein has product MTSKQILFNSFLQEHFSPEERGAQAWIVILGFIFLMIVCYFAGAAGMLRLVYPGAAFAVGVFLYLRHPIFYISFTWWVWFLTPLFARLVDYRIGWDPTRQILIAPYLVVFVTICTFIKYLPRMTSLGGLPFLLGFLGVFYGFLVGLIYNAPIPVARGLLDWLSPIIFAFHLFINWRDYPSYRQNIQQTFLWCVLLTGIYGIYQFVVAPEWDRYWLMESKMFTSAGDPEPFGMRVWSTLHSVGPFGSVMQTGLLLLFTSSGPLIFPASAVGYLSFLLAQARTNWGGWLLGIIIIFGSVKTRIQMRLIIIILVMGMCVVPLTTIEPISKVVSGRLETFSNLENDTSFKDRSGSYDRNLSIALSNGLGNGLGNTWTVNEKTGQIEVFVIDSGILDMFFTLGWFGAIPYIGGLMLILISVSKYNEGRFDSFVSAARAIGISSCAQLIIGSGMLSVSGMILWGFLALAMAAHKYYQHQGITGFKSR; this is encoded by the coding sequence ATGACTTCTAAACAGATACTTTTTAATAGTTTTTTACAAGAACATTTCTCACCCGAAGAGCGAGGGGCGCAAGCTTGGATTGTAATTCTAGGCTTCATCTTTCTGATGATAGTGTGCTATTTTGCTGGTGCTGCTGGTATGTTGCGCCTTGTGTATCCGGGAGCAGCTTTCGCAGTAGGCGTGTTTTTATACTTGCGACATCCCATTTTCTACATCAGCTTTACCTGGTGGGTATGGTTTCTTACACCCTTATTCGCCCGCTTAGTTGACTATCGCATAGGTTGGGACCCCACCCGTCAGATACTTATAGCACCTTATTTAGTGGTGTTTGTTACGATATGCACCTTTATCAAATATCTTCCCAGGATGACAAGTCTGGGGGGCTTACCTTTTCTTTTAGGTTTTCTTGGGGTGTTCTATGGGTTTCTTGTCGGTCTGATTTATAACGCGCCTATTCCAGTAGCACGTGGTCTTTTAGACTGGCTCAGTCCGATTATTTTCGCTTTTCATTTATTTATCAATTGGCGAGATTATCCCAGCTATCGCCAGAACATTCAGCAAACATTTCTCTGGTGTGTCTTGCTCACCGGAATTTATGGGATATATCAATTTGTGGTAGCTCCTGAATGGGACCGATACTGGTTGATGGAATCAAAAATGTTTACTAGTGCTGGAGATCCTGAACCTTTTGGGATGCGTGTGTGGAGTACTCTACACTCAGTCGGACCTTTTGGCTCTGTAATGCAAACTGGTCTACTGTTATTATTTACCAGTTCTGGTCCTTTAATTTTTCCAGCTTCAGCTGTGGGCTATTTGTCCTTCTTGCTAGCACAAGCACGTACTAACTGGGGGGGGTGGTTATTAGGGATAATTATCATTTTTGGTTCAGTCAAAACCCGAATTCAAATGCGCCTAATCATCATAATTTTGGTGATGGGAATGTGTGTTGTGCCGTTGACAACTATTGAGCCTATTTCTAAAGTTGTTAGTGGTCGTTTGGAAACTTTTTCTAATCTGGAAAATGATACCAGCTTTAAAGATAGATCCGGGAGCTATGATAGAAATCTCAGTATCGCTCTTTCTAACGGTCTAGGTAACGGTTTAGGAAATACCTGGACAGTCAATGAAAAAACTGGTCAAATCGAAGTTTTTGTAATTGACAGTGGGATTTTAGATATGTTTTTTACCTTGGGATGGTTTGGCGCAATCCCTTATATTGGCGGCTTAATGTTGATACTTATTAGTGTTAGCAAATACAACGAAGGACGTTTCGATAGTTTTGTCAGTGCTGCACGGGCTATTGGGATAAGTTCTTGCGCCCAATTAATTATTGGTAGTGGGATGCTGAGTGTTTCTGGCATGATTCTTTGGGGATTTTTAGCTCTAGCTATGGCAGCACATAAATACTACCAACATCAAGGAATAACTGGATTTAAATCAAGGTGA